The Diaminobutyricimonas aerilata nucleotide sequence GAGCACATCGAGGCGGCCGAAGCGCTCGACCACCTCGGCGACCGCCGCGTCGACGCTCGCCCGGTCGCGCACGTCGCACGCGAGCGCCGCGCCCCGCGGCTCGAACGTTCCGCGGGCGGCGTCGAGGTCGTCCCCCGGGAGGTCGAGCACGATGACCCGCGCGTCCTGTTCGACGAACGTCTCGGCGATGACCCGACCGATGCCGCGTCCCGCTCCCGTCACGACGACCACCCGGTCGGCCAGTTCGAACTGCATGTCGACTCCACTTCCTCGTGAATAGTCATACTATTCAGCACGGATGTCGGGCGACAGCGGATCGAAGGGGTGCACATGACCGGGACGGCGCGAGTGCTGTGGGTGACCGGGGCGGGCAGCGGCATGGGACGCGCCGCCGCGATCGCCGCGGCCCGAGCGGGGTGGCGGGTCGCCCTGAGCGGACGCCGCGCCGAGGCCCTCGCCGAGACGGCCGCCACCGTGCGCGCGGCCGGCGGGGAAGCGCTCGAGCTGCCCCTCGACGTGCGGGACGCGGCCTCCGTGCGCGACGCGCTCGACCGCATCCGCGCCGACTGGGGCGCCGTTCACGACCTCGTGCTGTCCGCGGGACTCAACGATCCCCGCCGCCGCTGGGACGACCAGAGCGTCGACCGGTTCGACGAGATCGTGCAGACGAACCTCGTGGCGGTCGCCCGCGTGGTCGACGCCGCCCTACCCGACCTGCGGGCGTCGCGGGGGACGGT carries:
- a CDS encoding SDR family oxidoreductase, with the protein product MTGTARVLWVTGAGSGMGRAAAIAAARAGWRVALSGRRAEALAETAATVRAAGGEALELPLDVRDAASVRDALDRIRADWGAVHDLVLSAGLNDPRRRWDDQSVDRFDEIVQTNLVAVARVVDAALPDLRASRGTVVVVSSYSGWRFSPGAGVAYGASKTALATLCATLNAEEAGSGVRACHLCPGDVDSDFLAMRPNVPDAASRSRMLTPDDVARAVHFVLSSPAHVRIDELVISPVSQA